In a genomic window of Vigna angularis cultivar LongXiaoDou No.4 chromosome 6, ASM1680809v1, whole genome shotgun sequence:
- the LOC108319756 gene encoding scarecrow-like protein 34, which translates to MFSDVDYVSQFRRGLEEATKLLPSGPKFIIGLHSNDVIDRVFLSVENLGNEHNSLQSGVVKGEERDGGKDRSKKKGRKKETVDLRNLLLMYANDIRVATELLMQIRQHSSPFGDASQKVAHYFVNGLDARLVGASSGGHEQFSFLNSQRITATEYLKAYQVFLSSTPFKKFTYFFANTMIMEAAAKSEIVHIIDFGILYGFLWPILIKFLSNREGGPPKLRIIGIEFPQPGFRPSERIEETGHRLANYCKRYNVPFEYHVVVSRNTRPQLLPIRF; encoded by the exons ATGTTcagtgatgttgattatgtttcCCAGTTCAGGAGAGGATTAGAGGAAGCTACCAAGCTTCTTCCTTCTGGCCCTAAGTTTATAATTGGTCTTCATTCAAACG ATGTTATAGATCGGGTGTTTCTGAGTGTGGAAAACCTGGGTAATGAACACAATTCCTTACAGAGTGGAGTAGTGAAAGGTGAGGAGCGAGATGGAGGGAAGGACCGATCAAAGAAGAAAGGGAGGAAGAAGGAAACTGTGGATTTGAGGAATCTTCTATTGATGTATGCCAATGACATTAGAGTTGCCACCGAATTACTAATGCAAATTCGGCAACACTCTTCTCCCTTTGGAGATGCATCGCAGAAGGTAGCTCACTACTTCGTTAATGGTCTTGATGCACGCTTGGTTGGGGCTAGTTCTGGCGGTCATGAACAATTTTCTTTCCTGAACTCTCAGAGGATTACTGCTACAGAGTACCTGAAGGCATATCAAGTGTTTCTATCTTCCACCCCTTTCAAAAAGTTTACATATTTCTTTGCAAACACAATGATTATGGAAGCTGCTGCAAAATCAGAAATCGTCCATATCATTGATTTTGGCATCCTATATGGTTTCTTGTGGCCAATTCTTATAAAGTTTTTATCAAATAGAGAGGGTGGTCCTCCCAAGCTGAGGATCATAGGGATAGAGTTTCCCCAACCAGGATTTCGTCCCTCTGAAAGGATTGAGGAGACGGGTCACCGTCTTGCTAACTATTGTAAGCGTTACAATGTTCCCTTTGAATATCATGTCGTAGTATCAAGGAACACTAGACCTCAACTTCTCCCAATTCGATTTTGA
- the LOC108319786 gene encoding wee1-like protein kinase, with protein sequence MNTKMQKEKPELLPSSGDDDDIILSQQLFCTPDYLTPEDQFPLKGFHSNIDKVEEDSPCPKSPEKPYATKTKRCRMDDGDTLRFTDDEPVVELGSDHNEPFVGLENHFFREEDYYNKLRTRRHVSSSAIALRCSTPLCIRNSFLKSNSEEEEDIFRSQTLKFDDLIPSVIGCNDRSRYLYDFRRIKKIGKGNLNEVFKVLKRLDGCMYAVKCTIKRLRTEPERLKAFKEAQSLAAIGFHQNIVRYYSSWIEDEQMYTQMEFCDHNLSSENCPTLLTERHEMDVLYQVSSALQFIHEKGIAHLHVKPENIYVKDGIYKLGGFGCATLLDNSLLVEEGDARYMPLEILNKNYDHLDKADIFSLGASMFDIIRRSHLPKAETEFSKLKEGKVPHLPGVTIQFQNLLQVMMDPDPLKRPSATEILGNSIFRGSLKMT encoded by the exons ATGAATACGAAAATGCAGAAAGAAAAGCCGGAGCTGTTGCCTTCATCCGGAGACGATGACGACATCATTCTCAGTCAGCAACTGTTTTG CACACCGGATTACTTAACTCCAGAAGATCAGTTTCCTTTGAAAGGCTTCCATAGTAACATCGACAAG GTGGAGGAAGATAGCCCTTGCCCCAAGTCACCAGAGAAGCCGTATGCTACGAAAACCAAGAGATGCCGAATGG ATGATGGTGATACTCTCAGATTTACCGATGATGAACCAGTTGTGGAACTTGGCAGTGACCATAATGAGCCATTTGTGGGATTAGAGAATCATTTTTTTCGAGAAGAAGATTATTATAATAAGCTGAGGACTCGAAGACATGTGTCGAGTTCTGCAATTGCACTACGGTGCAGTACTCCTCTTTGTATTAGAAACTCCTTTTTGAAAAGCAATTCGGAGGAGGAAGAGGACATTTTTAGAAGCCAAACACTAAAATTTGATG ACCTCATCCCTTCCGTTATTGGTTGTAATGATCGGTCACGCTATCTCTATGACTTTCGTCGGATTAAG AAAATTGGTAAGGGAAACTTAAACGAAGTTTTTAAAGTATTGAAGCGATTAGATGGCTGCATGTATGCTGTGAAATGTACCATCAAGCGGTTGCGTACGGAACCAGAAAG GCTTAAAGCTTTTAAAGAAGCTCAATCTTTGGCTGCCATAG GTTTCCATCAGAATATAGTGAGATATTATTCTTCGTGGATTGAGGATGAACAAATGTATACTCAGATGGAGTTTTGTGATCACAACTTATCTAGTGAAAATTGTCCAACATTGCTTACCGAACGACATGAAATGGATGTTTTATATCAG GTTTCTAGTGCACTGCAATTTATACATGAAAAGGGAATAGCTCATCTTCATGTCAAGCCAGAAAATATTTACGTCAAAGATGGTATTTATAAGCTTGGTGGTTTTGGATGTGCGACTCTATTAGACAATAGCTTGCTTGTTGAAGAGGGTGATGCACGGTACATGCCGCTGGAGATTCTCAATAAGAATTATGATCACCTAGATAAGGCAGATATCTTCTCCCTAGGAGCTTCCATGTTTGACATAATTCGAAGGTCACATTTGCCAAAAGCAGAAACTGAGTTCTCTAAACTTAAAGAGGGAAAGGTGCCACACTTGCCTGGAGTTACAATCCAGTTTCAAAACTTGCTCCAG GTCATGATGGACCCTGATCCTCTTAAGCGTCCTTCCGCCACTGAGATATTGGGAAATTCAATATTCAGAGGGTCCCTTAAAATGACATAA